A single Nevskiales bacterium DNA region contains:
- a CDS encoding DUF3486 family protein, with product MANRISSIKRLPREVKAAIDGLLKEGRFSLDEILGEIRRQYGDAVAPSRSALGRYKKNFDEVSKHMQEAREIASIWTQKIGEQPESDIGKVAIEMLRTLAFQASQDAYSGERVSPRELNALALAMQRIEDAGRLSLARELALEKAALEKAAKAAATVAKKKGVSAETVELIRREILGISDERQSPSTA from the coding sequence ATGGCGAACAGAATCAGTTCCATCAAGCGTCTGCCGCGTGAAGTTAAGGCAGCCATCGACGGCCTTCTGAAAGAGGGCCGTTTCAGCCTGGATGAGATCCTGGGCGAGATCCGCCGGCAGTATGGTGATGCAGTGGCGCCGAGCCGTTCCGCGCTGGGCCGCTACAAGAAGAATTTCGACGAGGTCTCCAAGCACATGCAGGAGGCGCGCGAGATTGCCTCGATCTGGACGCAGAAGATCGGCGAGCAGCCGGAAAGCGACATCGGCAAGGTGGCCATCGAAATGCTGCGTACGCTGGCCTTCCAGGCTTCGCAGGACGCCTACAGCGGTGAGCGTGTCAGCCCTCGCGAGCTGAACGCTCTAGCGCTGGCCATGCAGCGCATCGAGGACGCCGGCCGCCTGTCGCTGGCGCGCGAGCTGGCGCTGGAGAAGGCGGCACTGGAGAAAGCGGCGAAGGCTGCGGCTACCGTCGCCAAGAAGAAGGGCGTCTCGGCCGAAACGGTCGAGCTGATCCGCCGCGAAATCTTAGGGATCAGCGATGAGCGTCAATCCCCGTCCACCGCTTGA
- a CDS encoding DUF2730 family protein — protein sequence MRIDFQLIGIVVQVTSLLISIGAMLVAWVAKRRAATQAAIDRVDGVINREVADRKHEVRRLEDRVIVLEQHIVHAPKAEDINGLRSEIAALRGNLGEFKGEMRGLTRAVDLMNEHLLNKDRG from the coding sequence ATGAGAATCGATTTTCAGCTGATCGGGATAGTCGTGCAGGTCACCAGCCTGCTGATATCCATCGGCGCGATGCTGGTGGCGTGGGTGGCCAAGCGCCGTGCCGCCACGCAGGCAGCGATCGATCGCGTCGACGGCGTGATCAACCGTGAGGTGGCCGACCGAAAGCACGAAGTCAGGCGGCTGGAAGATCGAGTGATTGTCCTGGAACAGCACATCGTGCATGCGCCCAAGGCCGAGGACATCAACGGTCTGCGCTCGGAGATTGCCGCGCTGCGGGGCAACCTCGGGGAGTTCAAGGGCGAAATGCGCGGCCTTACACGGGCCGTGGATCTCATGAACGAGCACCTGCTCAACAAGGACCGCGGCTGA
- a CDS encoding terminase family protein — MSVNPRPPLEPRHNRTPAAFLPYQQRWAADKAQVKVIEKSRRVGLSWGEAADSVLEAASERGQDVWYIGYTKDMAQEFILDCAEWAKHFHSIVSEIEDYEEVFEEGNERQAIQAFRIKFDSGYRIVALSSRPRNLRGKQGRIIIDEAAFHDDLAGLLKAALAMLMWGGSVHIISTHNGEDNPFNELIQEIRAGKKPYSLHRITFEDAVREGLYQRVCLRTGKKWTAEDEAAWVAQIRAQYGEDAAEELDCIPARGGGIWLSRVLIEARMADLPVVRYTAPDGMDLWAEHLLKREVLEFCESELDPLLKKLDPRLASFIGGDFARSGDLAVYAPGQLQRDLVRKFPFLLELRNVPFKAQEQIVFYICDRLPRFSHGKFDARGNGQYLAEVVRARYGEGRIDAVMLSETWYRENTAPLKAAFEDGTIELPADADTLNDLAAFRLVKGVPRIPESRTTGKDGGKRHGDAGIAVLLAYAASREDPYQQFEYHTVNAERTVRDFMRPNHDDDIKPLGRGGGFKRRKGVI; from the coding sequence ATGAGCGTCAATCCCCGTCCACCGCTTGAGCCGCGGCACAACCGCACCCCGGCCGCCTTCCTGCCTTACCAGCAGCGATGGGCAGCCGACAAGGCTCAGGTCAAGGTTATCGAGAAGAGCCGCCGCGTCGGCCTCTCGTGGGGCGAGGCGGCCGACTCCGTGCTGGAGGCCGCCAGCGAGCGCGGCCAGGACGTCTGGTACATCGGCTACACCAAGGACATGGCGCAGGAATTCATCCTGGACTGTGCCGAGTGGGCCAAACACTTCCACAGCATCGTCAGCGAGATCGAGGACTACGAGGAGGTCTTCGAGGAAGGCAACGAGCGCCAGGCGATCCAGGCGTTCCGGATCAAGTTCGACAGCGGCTATCGCATCGTCGCCCTGTCCAGCCGGCCGCGTAACCTGCGCGGCAAGCAGGGCCGCATCATCATCGATGAGGCGGCGTTCCATGACGATCTGGCCGGCCTGCTGAAAGCCGCGCTCGCCATGCTGATGTGGGGCGGTTCCGTCCACATCATCAGCACTCACAATGGCGAGGACAACCCCTTCAACGAGCTGATCCAGGAGATCCGCGCCGGCAAGAAGCCCTACAGCCTGCACCGGATCACATTCGAGGACGCGGTGCGCGAAGGCCTGTACCAGCGTGTGTGCCTGCGCACCGGCAAGAAATGGACTGCCGAGGACGAGGCCGCCTGGGTGGCGCAGATCCGCGCCCAGTACGGAGAGGACGCGGCCGAGGAGCTGGACTGCATCCCGGCGCGCGGCGGCGGCATCTGGCTGTCGCGCGTACTGATCGAGGCGCGCATGGCGGATCTGCCGGTCGTGCGCTACACCGCGCCCGACGGCATGGACCTGTGGGCTGAACATCTGCTCAAGCGCGAGGTGCTGGAGTTCTGCGAGAGCGAGCTGGATCCGCTGCTCAAGAAACTCGATCCGCGCCTGGCGTCCTTCATCGGCGGCGACTTCGCCCGTTCCGGCGATCTGGCCGTCTACGCTCCAGGCCAGCTGCAGCGAGACCTTGTGCGCAAGTTCCCGTTCCTGCTCGAGCTGCGCAACGTGCCGTTCAAGGCGCAGGAGCAGATCGTGTTCTACATCTGCGACCGGCTGCCGCGTTTCTCGCACGGCAAGTTCGACGCGCGCGGCAACGGCCAGTACCTGGCCGAGGTGGTGCGCGCCCGCTACGGCGAGGGCCGGATCGACGCGGTGATGCTGAGCGAGACCTGGTACCGGGAGAACACCGCGCCGCTCAAGGCCGCCTTCGAGGACGGCACGATCGAGCTGCCGGCCGATGCCGACACCCTCAATGACCTGGCAGCGTTCCGCCTGGTCAAGGGCGTGCCTCGGATCCCGGAGAGCCGCACCACCGGCAAGGACGGCGGCAAGCGCCACGGCGACGCCGGCATCGCAGTCCTGCTCGCCTACGCTGCCAGTCGCGAGGATCCCTACCAGCAGTTCGAGTATCACACGGTCAATGCAGAGCGCACGGTGCGCGATTTCATGCGCCCGAACCACGACGACGACATCAAGCCGCTCGGCCGTGGTGGCGGTTTCAAGCGCCGTAAAGGAGTCATTTAA
- a CDS encoding DUF935 domain-containing protein, giving the protein MAQEIVNSGRILGPDGLPIRREQLTREIATPSLTGVRQIWTSSIASGLTPEDLVSILQRAVENDAHDFLTLAEEMEERETHYGAVLGVRKQAVTGLDIIVESASDKTADVKLADEIRALIADPAFDDMTEDLMDALGKSYSAVEIMWDRSERQWRPRAYEHRDPRWFRFDRETGSELRLLDEVDFFNGIPLPAYKFITHRPRIKTGLPIRSGLARMAAFAWICKAYALKDWMAFAEVFGLPITLGKYGPGATAEDVAVLRAAVANIGSDARAVLPESMKIEFEKTAAAAGGDTLFEKLCEYLDRQMSKAVLGQTSTTDAQAAGLGSNQASVHNQVRGDIIRADARRLANTLNRDLVKPYIDLNHGPQEHYPTIRIHIPEPEDLQQLTAALKDLVPMGLRVETSVIRDKLGLPDPAKDAEVLTAPAAAVAPAVNHHQGCPHCGTARNAASD; this is encoded by the coding sequence ATGGCACAAGAAATTGTTAATTCTGGGCGCATCCTCGGCCCGGACGGACTGCCGATCCGGCGCGAGCAGCTCACGCGCGAGATCGCCACGCCCTCGCTCACCGGCGTGCGCCAGATCTGGACCTCCAGCATCGCCTCGGGATTGACCCCCGAGGACCTGGTCTCGATCCTGCAGCGCGCCGTGGAAAATGACGCTCACGATTTTCTGACCCTCGCCGAGGAAATGGAGGAGCGCGAAACGCACTACGGCGCGGTCCTGGGCGTGCGCAAGCAGGCGGTGACCGGCCTCGACATCATCGTGGAATCCGCCAGCGACAAGACGGCCGACGTGAAACTGGCCGACGAGATCCGCGCATTGATCGCGGATCCCGCATTCGACGACATGACCGAGGACCTCATGGACGCGCTCGGCAAGAGCTACAGCGCGGTGGAGATCATGTGGGATAGAAGCGAGCGCCAGTGGCGGCCGCGCGCCTACGAGCACCGCGACCCGCGCTGGTTCCGCTTCGACCGCGAGACCGGAAGCGAGCTGCGCCTGCTCGACGAGGTCGACTTCTTCAACGGCATCCCGCTGCCCGCGTACAAGTTCATCACTCACCGGCCGCGCATCAAGACCGGCCTGCCGATCCGCTCGGGCCTTGCGCGCATGGCCGCGTTTGCCTGGATCTGCAAGGCCTACGCGCTCAAGGACTGGATGGCATTCGCCGAGGTGTTTGGCCTGCCGATTACGCTGGGCAAGTACGGCCCCGGCGCGACTGCCGAGGACGTCGCGGTCCTGCGTGCGGCCGTGGCGAATATCGGCAGTGACGCCCGCGCGGTGCTGCCCGAGAGCATGAAGATCGAGTTCGAGAAGACGGCCGCGGCCGCCGGCGGCGACACCTTGTTCGAAAAGCTGTGCGAGTACCTCGACCGCCAGATGAGCAAGGCGGTCCTGGGCCAGACCTCGACCACCGACGCCCAGGCCGCTGGCCTGGGCAGCAACCAGGCTAGTGTGCACAACCAGGTGCGCGGCGACATCATCCGCGCCGATGCACGCCGCCTGGCCAACACCCTGAACCGCGACCTGGTTAAGCCTTACATCGACCTGAATCACGGCCCGCAAGAGCACTACCCGACCATCCGGATCCATATCCCAGAGCCCGAGGATCTGCAGCAGCTCACCGCTGCCTTGAAGGATCTGGTGCCGATGGGCCTGCGCGTGGAGACCAGTGTGATCCGCGACAAGCTCGGCCTGCCCGATCCGGCCAAGGATGCCGAGGTGCTGACCGCGCCGGCGGCGGCGGTGGCGCCTGCCGTGAATCACCACCAGGGCTGTCCGCACTGTGGCACTGCCCGCAACGCTGCCAGCGACG